The Anolis carolinensis isolate JA03-04 chromosome 2, rAnoCar3.1.pri, whole genome shotgun sequence genome has a window encoding:
- the LOC134295918 gene encoding leucine-rich repeat LGI family member 3-like — MQRLIISSSSQVLIIYQWNWAQKQFVHLGDVSDVMDIQMVKHFRVKRDNYLCLSCYIGDSKVVKWDRPRFTEVQTLPSMIMEAFPVAQHQYMALGSNFSFIHIYLWDEEKQRFSKFQELSIQTPGTFHIMPLEDMNIVLVPSFKGNTLVYKHIMVDLNL, encoded by the coding sequence ATGCAGCGACTGATCATTTCCAGCAGCTCCCAGGTCCTCATCATCTACCAATGGAACTGGGCCCAGAAACAGTTTGTCCATCTTGGCGACGTGTCAGATGTGATGGACATCCAAATGGTCAAGCATTTCCGGGTCAAGCGGGACAACTACTTGTGCCTCAGTTGCTACATTGGAGACTCCAAGGTGGTCAAGTGGGACAGGCCACGCTTCACGGAGGTGCAGACCCTCCCCTCCATGATCATGGAGGCCTTCCCAGTGGCCCAGCACCAGTACATGGCCTTGGGCAGCAACTTCTCATTCATCCACATCTACCTCTGGGACGAAGAGAAGCAGAGGTTCTCCAAGTTCCAGGAGCTCTCCATCCAAACACCGGGCACTTTCCACATCATGCCCTTGGAGGACATGAACATCGTGCTGGTGCCCAGCTTTAAAGGGAACACTTTGGTCTACAAGCACATCATGGTGGACCTCAACTTGTAG